From Etheostoma cragini isolate CJK2018 chromosome 17, CSU_Ecrag_1.0, whole genome shotgun sequence, one genomic window encodes:
- the c1d gene encoding nuclear nucleic acid-binding protein C1D, with protein sequence MAADSRTEDYPHEIDEQLRSFDCSVSSVKTMLEKLMAMPRNDLLQKLDPLDQAKLDLMSAYTLNSLFWMYLVTQGVNPREHGIKQELERIRTYMNKVKEITDRKKAARLDKGAAARFVRNALYNADEKDSRKKAASKNAADTKSDTPQSKRPKRS encoded by the exons ATGGCAGCGGACAGCAGAACCGAAGACTACCCTCACGAGATAGACGAACAGCTCAGAAGTTTCGACTGCTCAGTTTCTTCTGTCAAAACCATGTTGGAGAAGTTGATGGCGATGCCGAGGAATGACCTGCTCCAAAAG CTGGACCCTTTGGATCAAGCCAAGCTGGATCTGATGTCTGCATACACTCTTAATTCATTATTCTGGA TGTACTTGGTTACACAAGGTGTAAATCCCAGAGAACATGGAATCAAACAGGAATTG GAGCGAATAAGGACGTACATGAACAAAGTGAAGGAGATTACAGACAGGAAGAAAGCTGCCCGTCTGGATAAGGGGGCTGCTGCACGCTTTGTCAGAAATGCTCTGTACAATGCCGACGAAAAAGATTCTAGAAAAAAAGCAGCATCAAAGAATGCAGCGGACACAAAATCTGACACCCCACAGTCAAAGCGTCCAAAGCGGAGCTGA